Below is a genomic region from Eremothecium sinecaudum strain ATCC 58844 chromosome V, complete sequence.
AAAACTTCGGCCGCCGCATTTATCGGCCTACAAGGAAGCTAAAGCAAACGGATCCTTTCTAATATTTTTAATCCTTCGAACAACATAAAAGGCAGAAATATTAAACAAGTGCAGTTTAAGATAAGTAACAAAATGTCATCTGAAACTAGGTTAGACTAGGAATTTCAATGTTGAAAGATTGCTCTTACATCGGGTGATTTCGTCAGGAAACGGAAGGCGAGAAAGTGGCGCCACTCATTAAGTGGCAGTGCTTGGTAATATAACAAGGCTAGATGCCCAGATGGACTCTAAATAATATTGAGGAATGTGGGATCGGTAACACGCTTGGCTTAGATCTCGCAATATATCCGCATATTTCAAGATACATTCTCGAGGATGAACTAGTCGCGTGACGAACAATTCACGTTGACGATTAATGATACATCTACTACAGGCTTCCATCAATACAACTGCTAGTTTTCTTGAGGAACGCAATGCTAACCGGTGCGTTCCAATGTTATCACGTGACCATAATCTAAGATCGTAAATTATGATGTGGAAAAATTTGATGCGGGCGATAGAGTCCCAAGCTCGGTATTTGACTTTCATTATCCTGGTAAGCGCGAGAATTAGACCAAGGAGCTGTTACGTTGTTTTAAATTGTGATTCTCTGCTGCAAAGTTTGCCCCATTGTACTCTTTTTATGTGCTAGGAATTTTGAATTCTTTTAGTACTATAGTGATTTTATCCATCTGCCAGTTCCATTACTTATCATTTACCTAGTTGATACTAGAACTTCGTAGGTAATACCAGCCAAAGTTCCCAGTCATAAACAATATAGTGTCCAATTTGCGGAGAAGTACCACTTGAAGTTGAATTTTTTTGCACGTTAATTTGGTAATTATGGTTTCAGATACAACTAAAGCTACAATGGTGCCAGAGAAAAGGATTATAAAAATTGCAGGCAGGAGGTCCAAGCTTGCCGTCATACAGTCAGAGCAGGTGAGTGCAATGATTAAGGCCAATTTTCCTGGCTACGAATGCACGGTTTTGGCACTGCAAACTTTAGGTGATCAGATCCAATCTAAACCATTATATTCGTTTGGAGGTAAAGCCTTATGGACAAAGGAACTGGAAGATTTACTATATgatgaagacgaagaaAAACGTATTGATCTAATTGTACACTCTCTTAAGGATATGCCAACTCACCTACCTGATGGGTTTGAGTTGGCTGCTGTAACCAAGCGTGTCGATCCCAGTGATTGTCTAGTAATGGCAGCAAACAGTCCATATAAATCTCTTTCAGAACTCCCTAAAGGCTCAGTTATTGGTACTTCGAGTGTGCGTAGATCCGCCCAGTTGAAGCGCAAATTTCCGGATTTAATATTTGAAAGTGTTCGTGGAAACATTCAAACGAGACTAAATAAGCTTGATAGCGAAGAAAACAATTACTCGTGTATTATTCTAGCAACTGCAGGCCTTGTTAGGTTGGGTCTGGAAAATAGAATAACTCAAAGGTTTACATCCGACATCATGTATCACGCAGTGGGCCAAGGCGCCCTTGGTATAGAGACAAGAACCGGAGATACTCGCATAAAAGATATCCTCGATAAAATAGCTGACAGAAGTAGCACTATCTGTTGTCTCTCTGAGCGCTCATTGATGAGAACCCTTAATGGTGGTTGTTCAGTTCCAATTGGAGTGGAATCTGAATTTGATGAGAAAACTTCGACCCTAGTTTTAAAAGGCATCGTGGTTAGTGTAGACGGAACCGAAGCAGTAGAAGACCAAATATCAATGCATATTAACGAAGATAAAGAAGATGCCATTAAGGCTGGTGCATTATTAGCTGAAAGTCTAATTGCATCTGGTGCTAAGAAAATATTAGACGACATACATCTACCTACCAGTTAAAACATAGTTCGATGAAAAATATTTCAGACACCAGTTTCTTACTTGTAAATATTCATCTCAAAGAAGCGGCGAGCTATGTTTACACTTAATTCcattttatatttataaCTATCAATACACACATATTTAATCTTTTGATATTTCTAGTAGTGTGCCAACATGCTCTTTTTCCGTCTGTAAGAAAAATGTTATACTGTTACACTCATAGAACAATTGACAATCAAGGCCTTTAACACTCTAATATGCTACTGCCTGATGAATTAAAGAGCGATGAAAAGCTATCTAATCTACTATTAAAAACATCTCAATTTCAACAAACGCTGCCTTATTGGGAAGAGTTGTTAAATTATCTATTATTGAAGGCTAGCCCATTAAGTAAAGCTATAAACCCTGAACTTCGAAGCCTAATAAGGTCCACATATCAGTCGATGTTAATTCAGTTTCCATATGCTGAGAATTACCATATTGACTATGCTTTGTTTGAATTTAAGCTAGGCAGCGTCTCTAAAATGCATAAAATATTCCACAGCGCATTAAATGAGGTCAATAGCAGGTCATTATTATTATGGGTAGAATACTTAAAATTGTGCAATGAAGTGGTAATGAACGATAAAGATTTATTTAAGAAGTATGAGACAGCTGAAAAATATATTGGCCTTCATTTCTTTAGTGGTGAATTCTGGTTGATGTACCTTGAGCAGACTAAACAAAGATGTAAGATGCAGAGCCGCTATGTTATGCTACTACGAAAAATTCTAGAAATTCCTTTATATGACTATTCTACCTTCTACAGTTTATGGTTACAGTGCATAAACGACATCAAGGATATCTCCCAATTAAAGCTTTTTGCACCTGAACATGAAGTTTCCAAGAAGCTGAAAGTTGATATGAATCTCAAGCAGAGGCGAGGAATTCAATTACAGGTTGCCAAGCTTCAATTAAAGAAGATAACGAAAGAACTATACACTGTTGTACAGTATCAAGTGATGGAGATCTACAACCTCTTTGAGAGCAAGCTCACCACCCATTACTACACATCGCCACATACTTTGATAAAATACGAAGAGATTGCAACATGGTGTAAATACTTAAATTACACTATTAATACACAAAATATACCACTCATTAAGGTGACCTTCCAGAGGGCAGTAACTGCATTATGTCACTACGATATCATATGGCTGCAATGGGCAAAATGGTTGATTGAAACTGAGGCTGATTTTGTATCTGCAAAAAACGTACTCACCAAAGGCCTGATAATGAGCCATAGAAAGGCGACTATATTTACAAGATTGTCTCATGTTATGATAAGGGCAGCTGAGTACGCGGAGTTGGAAGCGATTTATGATACGGTACTTGAAACATACAACAATTGCAGTGAGACCATGGACACTGAGATGTTTATCGACTACATTCTCGTCACCCTGTTTTTAAAGACTCCTATTATTCGAAGTAGATATAATACAGATGAAAATCGTTTGCTAGTTCCAGAACAGGTACTAGATTCAATTATGAAACGATTAGGTACTGTCAGTAAAGATCAAAGCCAGCGGGTATTACTATGGCTACTAAGTCAGCTATATCAAAGAATACCGAGATCTGTTCTCGAAGAAAATATCTTTAAGATAATTATTGCATCCAATTGGTCTCACTTTACAGAGCATGGGTGGTTTTGGTACGAATACTGTCAGATGGTTTGGATAAACTCTACAAAATCCTACCTGGAGAAAAGAAGGTACATAGTTAACGAAATCTTACCAAAGGCGGCTAATTATAAGGTCGAAGATGTAAAGAGAGGAGTATTGAAATTCATGGATAATTATTCTCCGGAAGATTATGATGCGGTAGAATTATTATTTAGATAATTTTATAGAGAACTCTTGTAACTTAAAGATATTCCATGCAATAAGCACTGGACGTATATTTAACTATCTTCTATCAGCTTCCTCGTTTCATAATAGGCAGGTAACTTAACGGTTTCTGAAGCTATTTTGATGTCTGTTTTAATGTCCTCTATCAAAGCCTCTTTCGTGGTGTAGTTTAGTTCTGGCCTTATATAGCCGAGAAAGCTAAACTTCACTTCTGCTCCGTAAAAAGTATCGCTGAAGTCATGAATGATATGCAGCTCCACAGTCTTTACAGTGTTTTTATAGAAAGGATTCCATCCAATTGAAAGCACCACCGGCAATACGCTAAGATCATCTTCAGTAAGTTTAGACCCATAGTTAAGGATCACCTCACTACCATTATTTCTTTTGACCACATTTTCATCACTGGAAATTACTTTTAGTTTACACCACCCAAAGTAAATACCAGTCTGTAATTCTTGAATTTGTTCTGTGAGTTGTTCTATCGGTACATTAGCAGTTGGTATACCTAGTTCCGATGAACCACGCCCAAAACCGGGAATAATTTTGACATAATCGGCTACTATTGGAAAAGGACTATGTGGTGTGTCTGGGATTATTGCATCGGCTGAACGTTTCGTCATTCTTCTATGCCTGTTGGTGTTTGTTGTATTCAATTTCTAAGTACGTTTCCAAAATATTAAGGCATTTATACGATGCCCTTTATAAATTTATAAACATACAACAGAGGCATAACTCACCAAGCTAAAACATAAAAAGGCGAATGGAGCATATAAGTCATTTGAACTAGTTCGTTTATTATAAAAGAATTTCTAAAAGTCTGTGATCTATGGATACCTTTATGTACAGTGTAAAGCTTAGGAGGCTTCTAATTTAGTCATCGGGCCGAAAATTGCATAAAAAGTGGAATCATTAGGTTTATGTATTAGCTATGCAACCATTGCTGAAAAAGTCTTTATAGTGCCTTTTGTTTCCCATTCCTCAAGCAGAATTCGTAATCTAGCTGCGCCAACAAATCTTTTCGCTGCCACTTTCGCTGTAAGGTCGGAAGCTATAAGCTTCAACAGCTTTCCACCTTGCGAACCATAATACTGTAAGAATTGAGCGGCAGCCGCATCCCACCAGCATCCAAGTAAGATAAAATGCGTATTAGTTAGGCTTTCAGGCTGCTTGTTTGCAACCCTGGCTAATATTTGCCACGAATAGGATAGTGAGAGCGGGTGTTGTCTCAAATTAATGAATTCAGCTGGTAGTGGAAGTCTTGTGATTACCGCAAAAATAGTCATTATACCACCTATCCTTTCTTCATAGCTGGTATCATCCTCCCATTTGTTATCGCCACTACGTTTCCAACCCATTCGTATTCTACCTTCCTCTGTGTCTATATTGCAGCTGAAACCAATAATAAAAGGACATTTCTTGATTAGTCGGGCAAGGAAGAATTCTTTCAGCTCAACGTACCTCATAAGTAGATGTAGCGTCAAAGTAGCTAGTGGTACTGCACTCTCCGGTTTAACGCGAACTTCTGTTTCTGCCTGGGATACAATAGCCTTCGAAATAAAGTTCAGTATCCACTGATATGCAAGCTCGTTTTGTTTCACCTCATCAATTAGCTTAAACATTTCGCCTAGAATGAGATGAAGTTGCTTTGTGCTATTAGTGAGCTGACCAAACTTAGGGTTTATCTTACGTTTTTGAGCACCAAGTAGTTTCTTTAAGTTACCGTCTTTGCTTACTGCCCCGACAATATCATGCTTTATTGACTCAATTCGTTTCTTATTCTCCAAAAACGCGGCCTCAACAGCGGCAAAGCTAGTTACATACTTCCCTTTCTTAGCCTCTTGCTTCGCTAGCTCCTGCTGCTCTTGCTTTTGTCGCTCGTGCAACTGTCTTTCCTCTTCAGCACGCCTGCGTTGCTCCATCTCAGTCGCCCTCTGTTCTGCTGCTTTCGCAGCAAGCTCCGCTTCCTTCTGCTTTTGTAGCTGTCTCTTTTCCTCCTCCTCCTGCTTCAATTTCTCAGCTTCCTTCTTCTTAAGTTCCATTTCCCTGCGCTTTCGCTCCTCTATCAACTGTTTCTTCTGTGCCATGACCTTATCTACCTGTGCATTGTTGTCTTCTTCTAAACGAGCCATCTTATTCTTCAGGAACTGAATAATCTCTAAACCGTCAGGAACATTGATCTTATCACCTTCAATTATATATGGGACTGTAGTATCTGACGATGCCTTTCTACTCAACGATGGAGCATTATGGAGCGTACTAACTGGAAACCTCATCGATAACTTCTTCGGTAATTTATCTGATATGTTTAATTGCGCTAGCTGCGCTTGGACAGATTCATGTAGCTCATCAATTTTATCTTTCTTAACAAAGTTGAACTTTGGAAGTTTTAATTGTATGCCATCTGCAGCGTCCCCAATATAAGAGTGCTCAATACCAACTGAATCCGCATCATCAAGTAGCTCATCAATTGAAAACCTCATTATATTTGAAAGCAGCAGTAGTAGATGCTATATACGGATAGATAGAGCACAATCACTGTTATTTAGCAGCACTTAAGTAGTATTATGTTTCTAAAACGTTTAAAACGATAATATCCAAGAAGTTCAACTATCATCTTATACGAACCATATCTATAAGAAAAATTTTTAGTTTTAGCTTATTTCAATGCACTTAAAATGATGATCTTATTAGGCAATTCAGCGTCTTCACTCATTGTATTAATAAGGCATGCAAGCGAGTCGCAGAGGGTTTTATACCTCGACAAATCTACAAAAAGCGGCTTGTTCCGTTGTCAAACCCGTCCATCATTTGGTCAAAATTGATAAATCTAAGCTTTCACCAAGGTTTCCGGAACTGAATTTCAAAACTAATGATATTAGATCGCCTTCTTTTAGGCCAACTGCTACACACCAAGATCGAGTAAGGGAACATTATTATAATACAGTTCAAAGCGATCTGCTACTTATGAATTATTCACACAGGGCCGAGACTGTGATTGGTTTGAAAAATAGGCCCTGGGATGGATCTTCTCCATATCACTTGAATAGGCCTCCTAAGAAGCCACAGTGGTCTAAAACTGAGCTCCCAGACATAAAACCAATTACTTGGAGGAATATTCCTGATATTGAATCTGTTGTCCTGAATTGTTATATCCCAAAATCTAACGAGAACCAACTATTACCTATCGCCATCGCTTTGCAGCTGCAGCAGATAACCGGATGTAAACCAGAATACTTATATTCCAAGATGGATATTCCTTCGTGGAAAGTCAGAAAGGGTATGCGTATGGGTGCTAAAGTTGAGTTGAAAGGTCGTCCAATGTCTCAGTTTATGTCTACATTAACGGAAATTGTATTACCTAGAATTAGAGCATACAAGGGTATTCCAAGTTCTTCTGGTAATAGATTAGGTGTGATTTCTTTTGGTTTGACCCCACAAGATGTTGCATTTTTCCCTGAATTGGACTTAAATCAAGAAGCTTGGCCCATGACTTTCGGAATGCATATTAATATCAATACTACTGCAAGAACCGATCCTCAAGCCAAAACATTACTTAGCGGATTTGGTTTCCCAATCTGCAAGAAGTGAAGTAATTAACGCATAGTGTCTTGTGTATAGCGATACAGCTAACATATTCTGTAAATAAAATTAGCGTATTTTATAGCACGCTGAATTCTAAACTTTACTGAAACCGCATGTATAATAAGTTCAAAATCAATAATTAATTTCTTTCTAGATGAAAGTTCATAGTTTTATTAAATGCTATTTACACTTACCGTATTAGCAACCCTTCCCATCTGTGCAATACTGTCACCATGCGTTAAAGCTAATCCTTGAGTCTTGGAACGTATGCGCACCTCTCCAATAATGCTATTGGTAGCAGGGTCCTTTTCAATACAAATATTTGCTAATGCGTCTTCACCAAAGGTGGACTTGGAATACAAGTTGCAACTCAAGAAGCGACAATTTTCATCTGAATATGATTCTTCTGGTGTCAATACCTTCATATGTGTGACTTCAACTAGCTTTTTCAAATAGGCTTGAAGGGTAGGGAGATTAGATTTGACAGTTAACTTGTTTTCCCATTCAAAAGCGTTCCACATCTTACGGAATTCGGCTTCCCCACATGATGCCGGTTTAATGTAATCCATGGTATCAACATGAACATCATTTAAAATCACGTAACGAGAATCCTCTCCATGGCCACCATCGTAAATAATATTACCAAAAATTACACCGGTATCTGCGCTTGAAACTTTGACTGTAACAGTAATTCTGTGGAAGCCATGAGGAATAATATTCGTACTAGGAGGATTTCCAATAATCTTCAAATCACCTAAAGTTGCAAACTGAACATGTAGGTTCCTTAAAGTTTCTTTGGTCTGGTTGACCAATAAAACCTCCAATACAACGTCAAATTGATGAGTTATAATGTAACATTCGGAATACACAGGGTCGCTGAAACCGGTTAATGGAACGATCTTTTTTAGCCTGGAAGTGATAGAGTTGGCTTCTTGTTTGGCAACAAAAGAGCCACCCTTACATGCTAGTTCTAGATCCTGATCCGTAGTGTCTAGCGGTGTATGCATACTGTCGCCGGCAGCAAATTGTCTGAAGGTCATAGGCATGTCAATTGGGTCCGCTGATCTACTCACGCTGTATGCTCTCTTTCTATCAACCTTACGTTTGTTTATAGAAACCCTTTTCTTGTAGGATGAAATTGTAGCATCTAAGTATGCCATTTCCAATAGTTCTTTTTCCTTTGCTGGAACTTGACCATCGGAGTGTTCCATCAAAATGTAGATTGCGAGCATTATTCTCTCCTCGGAATCTTCGTCTATTTGCTTTTCGACAAGTTTACTTTTACCAACCCTCAGAATGCTTACCAAGATCAGCATTGCCTCTGCTTTTAAACCATTAATAATTGATTCATTTTTTGACACTTTTGCAAATCTCAAAACAAGTTTTACAATAGTGTTAGATAGAACAGCTGCACTGTAGAAATAACCATTCAAGATGAAACGACGTAAGGGAGGGCGTGAATCTTTCTCTTCCTTTGATAAAGACTTTTTCATTGCTTCGACAGTTAATGCAGACTCTGTAACATATGTACCATCAGGAAGAACAGTTGGTCCTTTAGAGACATGTACAGGAGCTTCTTGAACTTCCTCTTCTTGACCATCAGCATTATTCAACAACTTGTACTCAGATTGCAAAATTGGAAGTTCTCCAACGCTCTCGCGGATATGCTTCCATGAAGCTTGAATGTCTGATTCACTTTGCGAGTATTCACCCAAAACCCATAAAGCACCTCTATATGCCTTGGCTGATTTAATATTTGGCATGGCGCCAATCAATTCCTGTAGTATTTCTTCTCTTAGTTGTGGATATTTCTCAATAACTTCCTTAGCAAAGGAAATAATTCCGCTTGCACCCTCTGAGTTCAATTCTCCAATGAACTCTAACAACAAAGAAACAACATTTGCAGAAACCTCAACAAATCTAGTTGCTACTTGATGAATACAGCGAGTCAAAAGCTGCCTATACTCCAGGGATTTTTCATCGTTATTATCGACTGTCGACTGCAGTTCTTTCTTTAAGAGTTTGACAACATCGTCTACATTTCTTGAAACAACCAATTCCAAAGAAATATCTAGTGCCTTTTCGCGCACATCCAGATCTTGGCATGTTAAAACACGTAAAATATCAAGTGTCAAATCTTCTAAAGAGTTGGGATTCTTGGTTTGTATTTCCTCAATCTTATCCAAAACAATCAACTTTATACTATTGTCTGATTCTTTTACAGCTAGGTCAATGAGCTTAGTAGTCACATTTATTAATGTCGTTGGATTATTCGTCAAAACTGTTAAAGCTGTGGCTGCTTCATAAATTACTTCATTTGAATTAGTACTGGATAATATATCCTGCAGCAATTCAACATATTGCGGTTTGAGAGATGGCGTCCTTATAGCATCTCTCCTAATGAATTCGATAAATGTATCCTGTAACAAAGAATCCAAACTTTCAATAGAAGTGATGTTACTCTGTAGGTAGTTAAGCGCAGATTCACGGTCCAACTCCGCCAATGAAACAAAAGCATTTCTTTTACAAATTGGATCGGTTTCTGCAAGTAGGAACGAATCCAGAATATCACAGGCGTCGGGAATTAAGTGATCACTAACCTTGTAAATAGAGTAAACGGCCAGTATCGCATATTTGCGTACATATGCGTGGCGGTACTCTAAGCAAGCACGCACTGAAGGGACCATTTGTTCCAATAATTCAGCTTCCTTTAATTTTGTTAGAAACCGTAAAGTGTTGCCTCGAATGTACTCATTTGGATGCTGCAAATCATGTTGGATGGAATTGCACACCAAAATCATTTCCTGCTTCAATTTCCCCTCGGAATCCAACTTTGGAACTATTTCCCAGTAAAAATACAGCAATTTCTTTAACTTTTTATTCTTAGAAGGCATAACAAACCGAATAATATGCATCAAAAGTTCCGGAAATGAATTACCATCTAACATAGCTACCAAgatcttcttcattgtATCTATCTTTTCATTATCAGATCCCTTTTCCAATGATTTCTGGAAGTCAGATACAGAATAAACTATACCTTGAGGGGACGGATCGTAAACTAATGTGTAAGCCACCTCATCAGAATTTGTAGTCATCGTTATGTCACAATTGGTTATTCTGAATTACAATTAACAGCATACACTTGCAATCAGCAACTAAGTAAAGATATTTAGCTGAAACGTTGTTATCGAACAATTAAAGGTGAAGTAAAATGGCCTTCTTTCCAACGCCACCTGTCAAAACAATCTTCACCGGGTAAGATATAACGTAACAAATGACAATTAATCGCTTCATTAGTATAAGCTATATAACAATTTACTCTTAAAATAGCAATTTATGGTACCTTTTAAGCAGTGTATTATCTTAAGTAAAGTTACATGAATTTATCCACTGTTAGAGTCAGGATTGGCCACTTTAAGGCCAGTTCCATACTGATTACGGTAGGAAGTGTAATCCACAGAATCACGTTGCACGGCATCTTCAGATTCACTATCGATATCTGTAGGCCTGCCTGAAGGAACTCCTGTGGAATGTAAAGTAAGTCTGCTTTCAGTATGCTGGAGTGCGTTCTGAAACCTGTCTGGGTAACAGTCATTATTAGCTAGTCTCTCTTGAGTTTTCGTAAAGTAACTGGTTATGGTATCAGTGCGCTTTAATAACATCGATGCACGAGAACCTCCGCCCTGTTTTGATTCTCGTAATGGAGCTAACAGATCATCACTGTCATATCCCTCGAACCCGGATGTTTCGTAAAACATGGGTTGGGAATCGCCTACGCCGCGTTCTCGGTGCAACATTTCTTGGAATTCCTTAGTGTGATCTGCTCTTTCCAAGTTTGTAGGAAGCTCTGCTTCATTAGCGGTCTCTAAACTGAGTAATTTTTGTTTTGCTCTTCCATGTTTAATTCCTATTTGTTTTGAACTAGTTCTAATCCTAACCTTTATGCTTTGTTGTTGGTCTGCAGTGTTTTTAGTTTTCAAAGATAATGGAAGGTTCGGCGGAGGTTGCAAAGAGTTTGATGTGGGAAAATACTTCAATTTCAGTTCCTCTACATAACTAGAGACCAGTCGCACGTTTTTGTCCAGTTGTGCTTTCTCTGTAGAACTTTTGCCGCTCATCCGGTCTACCGTATCGCTCGCAGTTCTAAGTATATCCCCCGTTTTTGAACTCTCCTGTAGCTGCAAGTTAGGGTTAGGCAAATTGCCTAAAAAATTACGCTCTTGAAAAGACGATGCTTTGCTAGCATTGCCATCTGAAGTTGCAAACTCGTATAATATTGATTCCTTTGTTTGGCCAATACTTTCTTCGTCCTCGGTGGCTGTATCATTCAAATAAAACCTCCCTCGATTATCATTTACAACTCGAAAATTCTTTGGGGCTGAGCTAGTATCATCAAATGAGCCGTCATATATAGGATAGGGACTTACCCTAGTATTTAACAGGGCAGGCATTGATTCGGAATGAAACTTTGATGTATCAACCGATAAATCAACGAGAGAATTATTCTTCGATCTACAACGTGATGATAATTCACCATTGCCTGTTTGCTCATTAAGTTTATCAGCTGTCAGAGATCGCTCCCTGCTTTGGCTGGATTCTGAAAAGTCAATTGGAAAATCATAATCATCGTCGCCGCCAGTCACAATCAAAGGAGCTATTACCGAAATGGGTGAAATAAATTCCCCATGTTCATTTTTTTCGTAGAAGAAATCATCGTCGTCGTCGACAGGAACAGGATCATTCTCGGGCTGCGTTGCAGAGATATCTTCTAGCTTTGAGTCATCTCCTGTGGCACTGATATACTGATCAAGGTGTTCCACTAGTTCATCTACTTCTGAACGCTGTCTTGAATGACCGAGTAGAGAACCATCATTTGTATTTGATCTCCTAGTAGAAGAGTCTGAAATAGTATTACTGCGATCTTGTGATAAAATGTCGCTCTTACCATTTTGATTGCTTCGATATATTTCGGGAGGGGCAACCGATGCAGGTTTTAGTAAAGACCTGAAAGACCGCTCCAAACTAGAAAATGACCGAGAATCAGACAATCCTGTGGCATCCCTAATAGACCCATTAGTAACATCTGTTTCCCCTGCATTTGAGTATATTGAAGGGTTGTTTATAGTATCAATAGCGTCAGCCAAAAATAGGCTATCTGCATCTATTATTGACTCAGAATTCCTGCTCGGAGAGCGCTCATCACATTTTCGTACTTGTTCCGTAGATAGACCCACAAACGCACTACCGCCTACGTTATTGTTTTCATTAAAGTCAAATGCTAAAAACCTTTTTCTGTTTTCATCCGACATGCCACTAGAAAGTTACTCCAATCAACGTAATTCACCCGTTTATAACCTTGCTATTCGAGGAGTACAGTTGAACAATGTTTAGTTCATAGCCGTTGAGGAGGGAAATAGGTTGAACACGCAAATCTACGTACTACAACTACTACGTCGATAGTGATCTCTCACGGTAGATGTAAACATACTTTGAATAACTTATCAGTGAGTTCCACTATGTCCATCTGTTGCCTCCAGGGAGCATTGTGTCATTTAATGCATTAGAAACTAGTTTTGCTCGAAAAAAGTCCTCAATAGTCTCAAGGCCCGCTTGCAATTCTCGCCAACACCACCGATACTGACAACTCTCACTGTACTAGGCGGAGGGCTAACCCTCGAATACTCTTGAACATTTAATTTATCAAACCAAGCTGTTGATTCATGTACAGTCTGCATGTTTAAGATCACAATATTACAATTGGACTCACTTCTTATATCTGTCAATTTTTGATATAATATATCAACTAAAGTTCTTGGGCATTTAACGTACGCCCTGGTAATTTGAGATGCCGACTTTCCGGCCACAACATCCATACTGGC
It encodes:
- the SEC26 gene encoding coatomer subunit beta (Syntenic homolog of Ashbya gossypii ABL112W; Syntenic homolog of Saccharomyces cerevisiae YDR238C (SEC26)), giving the protein MTTNSDEVAYTLVYDPSPQGIVYSVSDFQKSLEKGSDNEKIDTMKKILVAMLDGNSFPELLMHIIRFVMPSKNKKLKKLLYFYWEIVPKLDSEGKLKQEMILVCNSIQHDLQHPNEYIRGNTLRFLTKLKEAELLEQMVPSVRACLEYRHAYVRKYAILAVYSIYKVSDHLIPDACDILDSFLLAETDPICKRNAFVSLAELDRESALNYLQSNITSIESLDSLLQDTFIEFIRRDAIRTPSLKPQYVELLQDILSSTNSNEVIYEAATALTVLTNNPTTLINVTTKLIDLAVKESDNSIKLIVLDKIEEIQTKNPNSLEDLTLDILRVLTCQDLDVREKALDISLELVVSRNVDDVVKLLKKELQSTVDNNDEKSLEYRQLLTRCIHQVATRFVEVSANVVSLLLEFIGELNSEGASGIISFAKEVIEKYPQLREEILQELIGAMPNIKSAKAYRGALWVLGEYSQSESDIQASWKHIRESVGELPILQSEYKLLNNADGQEEEVQEAPVHVSKGPTVLPDGTYVTESALTVEAMKKSLSKEEKDSRPPLRRFILNGYFYSAAVLSNTIVKLVLRFAKVSKNESIINGLKAEAMLILVSILRVGKSKLVEKQIDEDSEERIMLAIYILMEHSDGQVPAKEKELLEMAYLDATISSYKKRVSINKRKVDRKRAYSVSRSADPIDMPMTFRQFAAGDSMHTPLDTTDQDLELACKGGSFVAKQEANSITSRLKKIVPLTGFSDPVYSECYIITHQFDVVLEVLLVNQTKETLRNLHVQFATLGDLKIIGNPPSTNIIPHGFHRITVTVKVSSADTGVIFGNIIYDGGHGEDSRYVILNDVHVDTMDYIKPASCGEAEFRKMWNAFEWENKLTVKSNLPTLQAYLKKLVEVTHMKVLTPEESYSDENCRFLSCNLYSKSTFGEDALANICIEKDPATNSIIGEVRIRSKTQGLALTHGDSIAQMGRVANTVSVNSI
- a CDS encoding uncharacterized protein (Syntenic homolog of Ashbya gossypii ABL113W; Syntenic homolog of Saccharomyces cerevisiae YDR239C), with translation MSDENRKRFLAFDFNENNNVGGSAFVGLSTEQVRKCDERSPSRNSESIIDADSLFLADAIDTINNPSIYSNAGETDVTNGSIRDATGLSDSRSFSSLERSFRSLLKPASVAPPEIYRSNQNGKSDILSQDRSNTISDSSTRRSNTNDGSLLGHSRQRSEVDELVEHLDQYISATGDDSKLEDISATQPENDPVPVDDDDDFFYEKNEHGEFISPISVIAPLIVTGGDDDYDFPIDFSESSQSRERSLTADKLNEQTGNGELSSRCRSKNNSLVDLSVDTSKFHSESMPALLNTRVSPYPIYDGSFDDTSSAPKNFRVVNDNRGRFYLNDTATEDEESIGQTKESILYEFATSDGNASKASSFQERNFLGNLPNPNLQLQESSKTGDILRTASDTVDRMSGKSSTEKAQLDKNVRLVSSYVEELKLKYFPTSNSLQPPPNLPLSLKTKNTADQQQSIKVRIRTSSKQIGIKHGRAKQKLLSLETANEAELPTNLERADHTKEFQEMLHRERGVGDSQPMFYETSGFEGYDSDDLLAPLRESKQGGGSRASMLLKRTDTITSYFTKTQERLANNDCYPDRFQNALQHTESRLTLHSTGVPSGRPTDIDSESEDAVQRDSVDYTSYRNQYGTGLKVANPDSNSG